In Janibacter alkaliphilus, the following proteins share a genomic window:
- a CDS encoding AMP-binding protein: MTQIVATGETLEIATDDLLHLRPWKRAVESPHHHAFSRPDGEGWRAISDREHLTGMAAATRGLIASGIKPGDRVALMSDTRYEWMLLDEAIWNAGAATVPVYPSSSTSQVEWIVSNSVAKLLVVEHQAQADALAGIDVEVLVLDDGALAELTRRGADVPDRDLFARRDGVDTDTLASIVYTSGTTGRPKGVVLTHRHLAAEVAGILEHPIGQQAKPPGRRVLMFLPMAHVLARAVTYAASQAGATVGFWADTSTLVDRLGSFAPHIVLGVPRVFEKLHDGVRASAAESGAPGRALFARGEKAAIAWSRAQGGDGLGDARRPGPVLRAEHALLDRLLFAKVREALGGECLFAISGGGALPAELNHFFRGVGVPVYEGYGLTETCAAITVNGPGCHRIGTVGVTLAGNRVRVADDGEIQLRGAIVMDSYWRDQVATEAAFDDGWYRTGDLGRLDDDGYLSIVGRAKEVLVTAGGKNVAPGPLEDVLRSHPLVANAMVVGEGRRFVGALITLDEAATLDWARQQGRGEVPLAELVDDEALRAEIQRAVDQANETVSRAEGIKVVTLLADDFTEAGEELTATLKLRRHVIERTRAAAIEAIYAG, encoded by the coding sequence GTGACCCAGATCGTCGCTACCGGGGAGACGCTCGAGATCGCCACCGACGACCTGCTGCACCTGCGGCCGTGGAAGCGGGCGGTCGAGTCGCCGCACCACCACGCCTTCAGCCGGCCGGACGGCGAGGGGTGGCGGGCGATCTCCGACCGCGAGCACCTGACCGGGATGGCCGCGGCCACCCGCGGTCTCATCGCCTCGGGGATCAAGCCCGGCGACCGGGTCGCCCTGATGAGCGACACCCGCTACGAGTGGATGCTGCTGGACGAGGCCATCTGGAACGCCGGCGCCGCCACCGTGCCGGTCTACCCGAGCTCCTCGACGAGCCAGGTCGAGTGGATCGTCAGCAACTCGGTGGCCAAGCTGCTGGTCGTCGAGCATCAGGCGCAGGCCGACGCCCTGGCCGGGATCGACGTCGAGGTGCTCGTCCTCGACGACGGCGCGCTCGCCGAGCTCACCCGACGCGGCGCCGACGTGCCCGACCGGGACCTCTTCGCCCGCCGCGACGGGGTGGACACCGACACCCTGGCCAGCATCGTCTACACCTCCGGCACCACCGGACGGCCGAAGGGGGTCGTGCTCACCCACCGCCACCTCGCCGCCGAGGTCGCCGGGATCCTCGAGCACCCGATCGGCCAGCAGGCCAAGCCCCCCGGCCGCCGGGTGCTGATGTTTCTGCCGATGGCGCACGTCCTGGCCCGAGCGGTCACCTACGCCGCGTCGCAGGCCGGTGCCACGGTCGGCTTCTGGGCCGACACGAGCACCCTCGTCGACCGGCTCGGCAGCTTCGCCCCGCACATCGTGCTCGGCGTGCCGCGCGTCTTCGAGAAGCTGCACGACGGGGTCCGGGCCTCGGCCGCCGAGAGCGGCGCCCCCGGCCGCGCTCTCTTCGCCCGCGGGGAGAAGGCGGCGATCGCCTGGAGCCGCGCCCAGGGCGGCGACGGGCTCGGCGACGCGCGCCGGCCCGGCCCGGTGCTGCGGGCCGAGCACGCGCTGCTCGACCGGCTGCTCTTCGCCAAGGTCCGCGAGGCGCTCGGCGGCGAGTGCCTCTTCGCGATCAGCGGCGGCGGGGCGCTCCCGGCCGAGCTCAACCACTTCTTCCGCGGGGTCGGCGTGCCCGTCTACGAGGGCTACGGCCTCACCGAGACGTGCGCGGCGATCACCGTCAACGGCCCCGGTTGCCACCGGATCGGCACCGTCGGGGTGACCCTGGCCGGCAACCGGGTGCGGGTCGCCGACGACGGCGAGATCCAGCTGCGCGGAGCCATCGTCATGGACTCCTACTGGCGCGACCAGGTGGCCACCGAGGCCGCCTTCGACGACGGCTGGTACCGCACCGGCGACCTCGGCCGGCTGGACGACGACGGCTACCTGAGCATCGTCGGACGGGCGAAGGAGGTGCTGGTCACCGCCGGTGGCAAGAACGTCGCGCCCGGTCCGTTGGAGGACGTGCTGCGCAGCCACCCGCTGGTCGCCAACGCGATGGTCGTCGGCGAGGGGCGGCGCTTCGTCGGAGCGCTGATCACCCTGGACGAGGCGGCCACGCTCGACTGGGCGCGTCAGCAGGGCCGGGGCGAGGTGCCGCTGGCCGAGCTCGTCGACGACGAGGCGCTGCGCGCCGAGATCCAGCGGGCCGTGGACCAGGCGAACGAGACCGTCTCCCGGGCCGAGGGGATCAAGGTCGTCACCCTGCTCGCCGACGACTTCACCGAGGCCGGCGAGGAGCTGACCGCCACCCTCAAGCTGCGCCGTCACGTCATCGAGCGCACCCGCGCCGCGGCGATCGAGGCGATCTACGCCGGCTGA
- a CDS encoding L-lactate dehydrogenase — protein MSVTPARTPTVAVVGAGSVGATTAYAALVRGSARRVALYDIDRAKVEAEVADLSHGLSFVPRGEIVGGDDIEVCRGASVVVVTAGGKQRPGQSRMELAESTVGLVRTLLPQLLEVAPDAVYLMVTNPVDVVTQAALTVSGLPPARVIGSGTVLDSARLRHEIAARVGVAEQSVHASIVGEHGDSEFPLWSAASIGGVPLLEWERATGRLGPTEREEIAEQVVTAAYRIISGKGATNYAVGLAATRIIEAVLRDEHRVLPVSTWLADYHGISDVCLSVPTLVGADGAGQRLGLPFTDDERARLRASADSIRATARRVGL, from the coding sequence ATGTCCGTCACCCCCGCACGCACCCCCACCGTCGCCGTCGTCGGCGCCGGGTCGGTCGGTGCCACCACCGCCTACGCCGCCCTGGTGCGCGGCTCGGCCCGCCGGGTCGCCCTCTACGACATCGACCGGGCGAAGGTGGAGGCCGAGGTCGCCGACCTCTCCCACGGCCTCTCCTTCGTGCCTCGCGGCGAGATCGTCGGCGGCGACGACATCGAGGTCTGCCGCGGCGCGTCGGTGGTCGTCGTCACCGCCGGCGGCAAGCAGCGGCCCGGGCAGAGCCGGATGGAGCTCGCCGAGAGCACGGTCGGTCTCGTCCGCACGCTGCTGCCCCAGCTCCTCGAGGTCGCCCCGGACGCGGTCTACCTCATGGTGACCAACCCGGTGGACGTCGTCACCCAGGCGGCGCTGACCGTCTCCGGGCTGCCGCCGGCGCGGGTCATCGGCTCCGGGACCGTGCTCGACTCGGCCCGGCTGCGCCACGAGATCGCCGCCCGGGTGGGCGTGGCCGAGCAGAGCGTGCACGCGAGCATCGTCGGCGAGCACGGCGACTCGGAGTTCCCGCTGTGGAGCGCGGCCAGCATCGGTGGGGTGCCCCTGCTGGAGTGGGAGCGGGCGACCGGACGCCTCGGCCCGACCGAGCGGGAGGAGATCGCCGAGCAGGTGGTCACCGCGGCCTACCGGATCATCTCCGGCAAGGGCGCCACCAACTACGCCGTCGGCCTGGCGGCGACCCGGATCATCGAGGCCGTGCTGCGGGACGAGCACCGGGTGCTGCCGGTCTCGACCTGGCTGGCGGACTACCACGGCATCAGCGACGTCTGCCTGTCCGTGCCCACCCTGGTCGGGGCCGACGGTGCCGGGCAGCGGCTCGGGCTGCCCTTCACCGACGACGAGCGGGCCCGGCTGCGCGCCAGCGCCGACTCGATCCGGGCGACCGCCCGCCGGGTCGGGCTGTGA
- a CDS encoding TetR/AcrR family transcriptional regulator: MAIAAGTSTHLEPAQEAPEQAERGKADRRRDELADSALITLGQLGYARTSLREIAANSEFSHGVVHYYFRDKTELITYCVRRYKTTCSKRYDSVVESAGTADELAEGFVARMTGTLREETAMHRLWYDLRGQSMFEPGLREDVRAIDDLLEAMTWRVLARYAELSGTAVLVDPPTAYGLLDGLFEQAVVAASDDVESAAGRLAERVTAVLPRVLG; encoded by the coding sequence ATGGCGATCGCGGCCGGGACGTCGACGCACCTCGAACCCGCCCAGGAGGCACCGGAGCAGGCCGAGCGGGGCAAGGCCGACCGTCGAAGGGACGAGCTCGCCGACTCGGCGCTGATCACCCTCGGCCAGCTCGGCTACGCCCGCACCAGCCTGCGCGAGATCGCCGCGAACTCGGAGTTCAGCCACGGGGTGGTGCACTACTACTTCCGGGACAAGACCGAGCTCATCACCTACTGCGTGCGGCGCTACAAGACCACCTGCTCCAAGCGCTACGACAGCGTCGTGGAGAGCGCCGGCACCGCCGACGAGCTGGCCGAGGGCTTCGTCGCCCGGATGACCGGCACGCTGCGCGAGGAGACGGCGATGCACCGGCTCTGGTACGACCTGCGCGGGCAGAGCATGTTCGAGCCGGGGCTGCGCGAGGACGTGCGGGCGATCGACGACCTGCTCGAGGCGATGACCTGGCGGGTGCTGGCCCGCTACGCCGAGCTCTCCGGGACCGCGGTGCTGGTCGACCCGCCGACCGCCTACGGCCTGCTGGACGGGCTCTTCGAGCAGGCGGTGGTGGCCGCCTCCGACGACGTCGAGAGCGCCGCCGGACGGCTGGCCGAGCGGGTCACCGCGGTGCTGCCGCGCGTCCTCGGCTGA
- a CDS encoding GNAT family N-acetyltransferase: MGFTTHPLTPARMDDLADVINPNRRANHCWCLSHRLAQREIEALGDTREEAMRALAARRRRPGVITYEDGVPVGWCHLSPRADIPRLVRSELIRPVDEVAVWSIICLVVRGGHRRKGVTGHLIEGAVAYARRRGAPAVEAYPVDPGERRMDTTMAFVGTRAMFERAGFAVVGETGAVASRMPRLVMRRDLG; this comes from the coding sequence ATGGGCTTCACCACCCACCCGCTGACGCCGGCCCGGATGGACGACCTGGCCGACGTCATCAACCCCAACCGACGGGCGAACCACTGCTGGTGCCTGAGCCACCGGCTCGCCCAGCGCGAGATCGAGGCCCTCGGCGACACCCGCGAGGAGGCGATGCGTGCCCTCGCCGCACGACGTCGGCGCCCCGGGGTCATCACGTACGAGGACGGCGTACCGGTCGGCTGGTGCCACCTCTCGCCGCGGGCAGACATCCCCCGGCTGGTGCGCTCGGAGCTGATCCGCCCGGTGGACGAGGTGGCCGTGTGGAGCATCATCTGCCTCGTGGTCCGCGGAGGGCACCGCCGGAAGGGGGTCACCGGTCACCTCATCGAGGGTGCCGTGGCCTACGCCCGCCGGCGCGGGGCGCCGGCGGTGGAGGCCTACCCGGTGGACCCGGGCGAGCGTCGGATGGACACGACGATGGCCTTCGTCGGCACCCGGGCGATGTTCGAGCGGGCCGGCTTCGCGGTGGTCGGCGAGACCGGCGCGGTGGCCAGCCGGATGCCGCGGCTGGTCATGCGACGCGACCTCGGATGA
- a CDS encoding ATP-binding cassette domain-containing protein, producing MSTTIQARGVAVGRGARTLVDELDLVVGPGEVVGLVGPNGSGKSTLLHVLAGALEPLEGEVATSPPEARIGLLAQTADGPPGETVGEALARATGVGPAQVAMDAAAEAMAADPEDAGQADRYAQALEDWLALGGPDLDERAAEVLSRIGLAADLDREVASLSGGQAARARLAGLLLSRYDVYLLDEPTNDLDTDGLELVESFVRERAEPVVLVSHDRAFLSATVTTVVEIDRSLQRVATYGGGYDAYLEEREVARRHAREAYEEYAGTRDALTDRARTQRAWADKGVRAARRSAGGARNVEKDKFIRHHAVATSEKQAAKARQTDRMIERLEVVDEPRKEWQLRLSIAAAPRSGEVVATLAGAVVHRGGFTLGPVDLQLDLGDRVGITGPNGAGKSTLLAALLGEAPVDAGRSALGSRVLVGQIDQARARLERDGTLAEVFADELPQWPDADVRTLLAKFGLVGDHVARTTPSLSPGERTRAALALLQARGVNLLVLDEPTNHLDLPAIEQLEQALDAYDGTLLLVTHDRRMLQRVRLTRRWHVDAGAVRELD from the coding sequence GTGAGCACGACGATCCAGGCCCGAGGCGTGGCCGTGGGCCGGGGCGCGCGCACCCTCGTGGACGAGCTCGACCTCGTCGTCGGTCCCGGCGAGGTGGTCGGGCTGGTCGGGCCGAACGGCTCGGGCAAGTCGACCCTGCTGCACGTCCTCGCCGGTGCGCTGGAGCCGCTCGAGGGCGAGGTGGCGACCAGCCCGCCGGAGGCCCGGATCGGCCTGCTCGCCCAGACCGCGGACGGGCCGCCGGGGGAGACCGTCGGCGAGGCGCTGGCCCGGGCTACCGGCGTCGGACCCGCGCAGGTCGCGATGGATGCCGCGGCCGAGGCGATGGCCGCGGACCCGGAGGATGCCGGACAGGCGGACCGGTACGCGCAGGCGCTGGAGGACTGGCTCGCCCTCGGCGGCCCCGATCTCGACGAGCGCGCCGCCGAGGTGCTCTCCCGGATCGGGCTGGCCGCCGACCTCGATCGCGAGGTCGCCTCGCTGTCCGGGGGCCAGGCCGCCCGGGCCCGGCTCGCCGGCCTGCTGCTCTCCCGCTACGACGTCTACCTCCTCGACGAGCCGACCAACGACCTGGACACCGACGGGCTGGAGCTCGTCGAGTCCTTCGTCCGGGAGCGGGCCGAGCCGGTGGTGCTGGTCAGCCACGACCGGGCCTTCCTGTCCGCGACCGTGACGACCGTCGTCGAGATCGACCGCAGCCTGCAGCGGGTGGCGACCTACGGCGGTGGCTACGACGCCTACCTCGAGGAGCGCGAGGTCGCCCGGCGGCACGCCCGTGAGGCGTACGAGGAGTACGCCGGCACCCGGGACGCGCTCACCGACCGGGCCCGCACCCAGCGGGCCTGGGCGGACAAGGGGGTGCGGGCCGCCCGCCGCAGCGCCGGCGGGGCGCGCAACGTCGAGAAGGACAAGTTCATCCGGCACCACGCGGTCGCCACCTCCGAGAAGCAGGCGGCCAAGGCCCGTCAGACCGACCGGATGATCGAACGGCTCGAGGTCGTCGACGAGCCGCGCAAGGAGTGGCAGCTGCGGCTGAGCATCGCCGCCGCACCGCGCTCCGGGGAGGTCGTCGCCACCCTCGCCGGTGCCGTCGTCCACCGTGGCGGCTTCACCCTCGGGCCGGTCGACCTGCAGCTCGACCTCGGCGACCGGGTCGGCATCACCGGGCCCAACGGCGCCGGCAAGTCCACCCTGCTGGCCGCCCTGCTCGGCGAGGCGCCGGTCGATGCCGGCCGCTCCGCGCTCGGCTCCCGGGTGCTGGTCGGCCAGATCGACCAGGCGCGCGCCCGGCTCGAGCGTGACGGCACGCTCGCGGAGGTCTTCGCCGACGAGCTCCCGCAGTGGCCGGACGCCGACGTGCGCACCCTGCTGGCGAAGTTCGGGCTCGTCGGCGACCACGTCGCCCGCACCACCCCTTCGCTCTCGCCCGGCGAACGCACCCGGGCGGCGCTTGCCCTGCTGCAGGCGCGCGGGGTCAACCTGCTCGTGCTCGACGAGCCGACCAACCACCTCGACCTCCCGGCGATCGAGCAGCTCGAGCAGGCCCTCGACGCCTACGACGGCACGCTGCTGCTGGTCACCCACGACCGGCGGATGCTGCAGCGGGTACGGCTGACCCGGCGCTGGCACGTCGACGCCGGCGCGGTGCGCGAGCTCGACTGA
- a CDS encoding MerR family transcriptional regulator has translation MEHPLTVGQVAETFGVTVRTLHHYDEVGLLSPSERSGAGYRLYTGADLERLSTIVVYRRLGFSLEEVGAMLRADGPERLAHLRRQREVVRARAAEMTALVDAIEHALEAEMTQRPATTEDLKDLFGDGYQEEYQDEAERRWGDTEQWRQSQQRTASWTPAQWATVKAETEAFEADLGATVRAGTDPAGEPGAVLAERHRASIERYYDCDHAFQLCLAQLYLDDERFREHYDALAPGTAQWLHDAIVANAAQHGAHPSTD, from the coding sequence ATGGAGCATCCGCTGACCGTGGGGCAGGTCGCCGAGACCTTCGGCGTGACGGTGCGCACGCTGCACCACTACGACGAGGTCGGCCTGCTCAGCCCGTCGGAGCGCAGCGGCGCCGGCTACCGGCTCTACACCGGGGCGGACCTGGAGCGGCTGAGCACGATCGTCGTCTACCGGCGGCTGGGCTTCTCGCTGGAGGAGGTGGGCGCCATGCTGCGGGCCGACGGCCCGGAGCGGCTGGCCCACCTGCGCCGGCAGCGCGAGGTGGTCAGGGCGAGGGCGGCGGAGATGACCGCTCTCGTGGACGCCATCGAGCACGCACTGGAGGCAGAGATGACCCAGCGACCGGCCACCACCGAGGACCTCAAGGACCTCTTCGGCGACGGCTACCAGGAGGAGTACCAGGACGAGGCGGAGCGGCGCTGGGGCGACACCGAGCAGTGGCGCCAGTCGCAGCAGCGCACCGCCTCGTGGACCCCGGCGCAGTGGGCGACGGTGAAGGCGGAGACCGAGGCCTTCGAGGCCGACCTCGGCGCGACCGTGCGCGCGGGCACCGACCCGGCCGGCGAGCCGGGCGCGGTGCTGGCCGAGCGGCACCGGGCGAGCATCGAGCGCTACTACGACTGCGACCACGCCTTCCAGCTGTGCCTGGCGCAGCTGTACCTCGACGACGAGCGCTTCCGGGAGCACTACGACGCGCTCGCCCCGGGGACGGCGCAGTGGCTGCACGACGCGATCGTCGCCAACGCCGCGCAGCACGGGGCGCACCCGAGCACCGACTGA
- a CDS encoding DUF5938 domain-containing protein: MTDSTQQEQRTEKKVLVYGASGYTGRLVCEYLREYNVPFIAAGRSEEKLTDSMRSNVAGIETADYEIVTVEHTVEALTELFTGVEVVLNTVGPFSDLGPEVVQACLAAGAHYTDTTGEQDWLITCDEEYGADFAAKGLLLSPGIAHMYTVGEIAAQICLETPGLDTLDIAVFWGGSPTIASTRTILVNAATSSAYYLQENAYVPFEAGAGLVPLVVPGQHELALSLPWGGTSHPVWFKRDPRVASCKAQGGVFNAALMNNVPQIVAAALEATKDMSPEDRDAALTATARQVMDVMPPRENPRLNKSLDSVHASGPLGRAHCVIHGNSNYKQTGLMQAYAAYSLLQQPPKRVGFASGCQAFGHRELLGVLRAFGLVAEPVLTVQG, encoded by the coding sequence ATGACCGACAGCACGCAGCAGGAGCAGCGCACCGAGAAGAAGGTGCTCGTCTACGGGGCCTCGGGATACACCGGGCGGCTCGTCTGCGAGTACCTGCGCGAGTACAACGTGCCCTTCATCGCGGCCGGGCGCAGCGAGGAGAAGCTCACCGACTCGATGCGCTCCAACGTCGCCGGCATCGAGACCGCCGACTACGAGATCGTCACGGTCGAGCACACCGTGGAGGCGCTCACCGAGCTCTTCACCGGGGTCGAGGTGGTGCTCAACACCGTCGGTCCCTTCAGCGACCTCGGTCCCGAGGTGGTCCAGGCGTGCCTGGCCGCCGGCGCGCACTACACCGACACCACCGGCGAGCAGGACTGGCTGATCACCTGCGACGAGGAGTACGGCGCCGACTTCGCCGCCAAGGGGCTGCTGCTCTCGCCCGGCATCGCGCACATGTACACGGTCGGCGAGATCGCCGCGCAGATCTGCCTGGAGACCCCCGGCCTGGACACCCTGGACATCGCGGTCTTCTGGGGCGGCAGCCCGACCATCGCCTCCACCCGGACCATCCTCGTGAACGCGGCCACCTCCTCGGCCTACTACCTGCAGGAGAACGCCTACGTCCCCTTCGAGGCCGGTGCCGGGCTGGTGCCGCTGGTGGTGCCGGGCCAGCACGAGCTGGCGCTCTCGCTGCCGTGGGGCGGCACCAGCCACCCGGTGTGGTTCAAGCGCGACCCCCGCGTGGCCAGCTGCAAGGCGCAGGGCGGGGTCTTCAACGCGGCCCTGATGAACAACGTCCCGCAGATCGTCGCCGCCGCCCTCGAGGCGACCAAGGACATGAGCCCCGAGGACCGGGACGCCGCGCTCACCGCGACCGCCCGGCAGGTCATGGACGTCATGCCGCCCCGGGAGAACCCGCGGCTGAACAAGTCCCTGGACTCGGTGCACGCCTCCGGTCCGCTGGGCCGGGCGCACTGCGTCATCCACGGCAACAGCAACTACAAGCAGACCGGGCTGATGCAGGCCTACGCGGCGTACTCGCTGCTGCAGCAGCCGCCCAAGCGGGTCGGCTTCGCCAGCGGCTGCCAGGCCTTCGGCCACCGCGAGCTGCTCGGTGTGCTGCGGGCCTTCGGGCTCGTCGCCGAGCCGGTCCTGACCGTGCAGGGCTGA
- a CDS encoding AMP-binding protein — protein sequence MRLVDYLDKGASLGPEAPCLTTDGQSLSYAQVQQLSHQVAAALVARGASTSSKVAIISANDPVAFASVFGISRAGAIWCPINPRNEAAENRELLDRFDCEVVIYQGAFAPLVEQITPDLPGVHTFVRLDGDPAQGHLTWADFLAAGGDLRVDRHADDELALIVGTGGTTGRPKGVVLLERNIEAMTALTLMGYPFGHRPVYLAVAPLTHAAGVLCFPVLAKGGEVVIMRAPDVHDVLHRIATHRVTHLFMPPTLIYMLLQAEELERTDLSSLQCFWYGAAPMSVARLEEAIERIGPVMAQLFGQTEAPMMISMLPPSEHLDADGNVARGRLASAGRPAPLVTVAIMAEDGSLLPSGERGEIVVRGSLVMAGYYQDPEATAEASAHGWHHTGDIGYLDEEGYLFIVDRAKDMIISGGFNVYSTEVEQALMAHDAVQDCAVIGRPDERWGERVVAVAQPHAGASVEPEELIAFVKERIGSVKAPKEVHVWDDLPRSKVGKVVKPEIKARLEPA from the coding sequence GTGCGCCTCGTCGACTACCTGGACAAGGGGGCCTCCCTCGGCCCGGAGGCCCCCTGTCTGACCACCGACGGCCAGAGCCTGAGCTATGCGCAGGTGCAGCAGCTCTCGCACCAGGTCGCCGCCGCGCTGGTGGCCCGCGGGGCGAGCACGAGCAGCAAGGTCGCGATCATCTCGGCGAACGACCCGGTGGCCTTCGCCAGCGTCTTCGGGATCAGCCGGGCCGGGGCGATCTGGTGCCCGATCAACCCCCGCAACGAGGCCGCCGAGAACCGCGAGCTGCTCGACCGCTTCGACTGCGAGGTGGTGATCTACCAGGGGGCCTTCGCCCCGCTGGTGGAGCAGATCACCCCCGACCTGCCGGGGGTGCACACCTTCGTGCGGCTCGATGGCGACCCGGCGCAGGGGCACCTGACCTGGGCGGACTTCCTGGCCGCGGGCGGTGACCTGCGGGTCGACCGGCACGCCGACGACGAGCTGGCGCTCATCGTCGGCACCGGCGGCACCACCGGCCGGCCGAAGGGGGTGGTCCTGCTCGAGCGCAACATCGAGGCGATGACCGCGCTCACCCTCATGGGCTACCCCTTCGGTCACCGGCCGGTCTACCTCGCGGTGGCCCCGCTGACCCACGCCGCGGGGGTGCTGTGCTTCCCGGTGCTGGCGAAGGGGGGCGAGGTCGTCATCATGCGCGCCCCGGACGTGCACGACGTGCTGCACCGGATCGCCACCCACCGGGTGACCCACCTCTTCATGCCGCCGACGCTGATCTACATGCTGCTGCAGGCCGAGGAGCTGGAGCGCACGGACCTGTCCTCGCTGCAGTGCTTCTGGTACGGCGCCGCCCCGATGTCGGTGGCCCGGCTGGAGGAGGCGATCGAGCGGATCGGCCCGGTGATGGCCCAGCTCTTCGGGCAGACCGAGGCGCCGATGATGATCTCGATGCTGCCGCCGAGCGAGCACCTCGACGCCGACGGCAACGTCGCCCGGGGCCGGCTGGCCTCCGCCGGCCGGCCGGCGCCGCTGGTCACGGTGGCGATCATGGCCGAGGACGGCAGCCTGCTGCCCAGCGGCGAGCGCGGCGAGATCGTCGTGCGCGGCTCGCTGGTCATGGCCGGCTACTACCAGGACCCGGAGGCCACCGCCGAGGCGTCGGCGCACGGCTGGCACCACACCGGCGACATCGGCTACCTCGACGAGGAGGGCTACCTCTTCATCGTCGACCGGGCCAAGGACATGATCATCAGCGGCGGCTTCAACGTCTACTCCACGGAGGTCGAGCAGGCCCTCATGGCGCACGACGCGGTGCAGGACTGCGCGGTCATCGGCCGGCCGGACGAGCGCTGGGGCGAGCGGGTGGTCGCTGTGGCGCAGCCGCACGCCGGGGCGTCGGTGGAGCCGGAGGAGCTCATCGCCTTCGTCAAGGAGCGGATCGGCAGCGTCAAGGCACCCAAGGAGGTGCACGTCTGGGACGACCTGCCGCGCAGCAAGGTCGGCAAGGTCGTCAAGCCCGAGATCAAGGCCCGGCTCGAGCCGGCCTGA
- a CDS encoding putative quinol monooxygenase: MILIVVKFPIKPEHADDWPQISREFTEATRAEPGNKWFEWSRSVEDPNTYVVVEAFDDDGAEAHVTSDHFARMQQEFPQYLTATPQIVSRQVDGDGWERMGELQVD, from the coding sequence ATGATCCTCATCGTCGTGAAGTTCCCCATCAAGCCCGAGCACGCCGACGACTGGCCGCAGATCAGCCGGGAGTTCACCGAGGCCACCCGCGCCGAGCCCGGCAACAAGTGGTTCGAGTGGTCCCGCAGCGTCGAGGACCCCAACACCTACGTCGTCGTCGAGGCTTTCGACGACGACGGTGCCGAGGCGCACGTGACCTCCGACCACTTCGCCCGGATGCAGCAGGAGTTCCCGCAGTACCTCACCGCCACCCCGCAGATCGTCTCCCGCCAGGTGGACGGCGACGGCTGGGAGCGGATGGGCGAGCTCCAGGTCGACTGA
- a CDS encoding VOC family protein, with protein MITSVHTLIYSDDAPATRAFFKDVLGLPWVTDLSSSADPQVADGDPTGWLIFDTGPSELGVHPTQGEHDGVAFTAPRHHQVSLMVADVAAAVAELVAKGVEVDEPAELGFGTGVEVDVPGTDPVLIYQPRHATAVRR; from the coding sequence GTGATCACCTCCGTGCACACGCTCATCTACTCCGACGACGCCCCAGCCACCCGGGCGTTCTTCAAGGACGTCCTCGGGCTGCCCTGGGTCACCGACCTGTCCTCCTCGGCCGACCCGCAGGTCGCCGACGGCGACCCGACCGGCTGGCTGATCTTCGACACCGGACCCAGCGAGCTGGGGGTCCACCCCACCCAGGGCGAGCACGACGGGGTCGCCTTCACCGCGCCCCGGCACCACCAGGTGAGCCTCATGGTCGCCGACGTCGCCGCGGCCGTCGCCGAGCTGGTTGCGAAGGGGGTCGAGGTCGACGAGCCGGCCGAGCTCGGCTTCGGCACCGGGGTGGAGGTGGACGTGCCCGGCACCGATCCGGTGCTGATCTACCAGCCCCGGCACGCCACCGCGGTCCGCCGCTGA
- a CDS encoding SDR family NAD(P)-dependent oxidoreductase, protein MTTVKFTATLVIQVTALTVEGPVEGDAMAGLDLSGRRALLTGGAQGLGQGMAAALAAAGAQVVIGDVQIEAGEAAADALGEGHGFVALDVTDEGSWENAVVATTQMLGGLDVLVNNAGIEITSLVVDVDPADVQRQLAVNVLGTTLGVKHGLRTMRPDGIAGTGGTIINVASVAATIAFPGIAVYSATKSAVDRLTRVAAMESGKLGYGVRVNCIYPGLVPTAMGAGLANDVAELGLFASPEEAVAGVVELTPAGRLGEVEDMADAVVFLASDAARFITGAGLPVDGGMGM, encoded by the coding sequence TTGACGACCGTCAAGTTCACCGCCACCCTGGTGATCCAGGTCACCGCCCTCACCGTCGAGGGCCCTGTCGAAGGAGATGCCATGGCCGGACTGGACCTCAGCGGGCGCCGAGCCCTCCTCACCGGAGGAGCGCAGGGCCTCGGCCAGGGCATGGCCGCCGCGCTCGCCGCCGCCGGGGCGCAGGTGGTCATCGGGGACGTGCAGATCGAGGCGGGCGAGGCCGCCGCCGACGCCCTCGGCGAGGGCCACGGCTTCGTCGCCCTCGACGTCACCGACGAAGGGAGCTGGGAGAACGCGGTCGTCGCGACCACCCAGATGCTCGGCGGCCTGGACGTGCTGGTGAACAACGCCGGCATCGAGATCACCAGCCTGGTCGTCGACGTCGACCCGGCCGACGTGCAGCGCCAGCTCGCGGTCAACGTGCTTGGCACCACGCTCGGCGTCAAGCACGGGCTGCGCACGATGCGCCCGGACGGCATCGCCGGCACCGGCGGCACGATCATCAACGTCGCCTCGGTCGCGGCGACCATCGCCTTCCCCGGCATCGCCGTCTACTCGGCGACGAAGTCGGCGGTCGACCGGCTCACCCGGGTCGCCGCGATGGAGTCGGGCAAGCTCGGCTACGGCGTGCGGGTCAACTGCATCTACCCCGGCCTCGTGCCGACGGCGATGGGTGCGGGCCTGGCCAACGACGTCGCCGAGCTCGGTCTCTTCGCCTCTCCGGAGGAGGCGGTGGCGGGGGTCGTCGAGCTGACCCCCGCAGGACGTCTGGGCGAGGTGGAGGACATGGCCGACGCCGTGGTCTTCCTCGCCTCGGACGCAGCACGGTTCATCACGGGAGCAGGTCTCCCGGTCGACGGCGGGATGGGGATGTGA